In the genome of Triticum urartu cultivar G1812 chromosome 5, Tu2.1, whole genome shotgun sequence, one region contains:
- the LOC125510729 gene encoding NADH-ubiquinone oxidoreductase subunit 8 → MAALLARQAAMALRARQTARLGPSATAMQGHLRTYMDAGAPKRFKEDEEKEQLAKELAKDWSAVFEKSINTLFLTEMVRGLMLTLKYFFERKVTINYPFEKGPLSPRFRGEHALRRYDTGEERCIACKLCEAICPAQAITIEAEEREDGSRRTTRYDIDMTKCIYCGFCQEACPVDAIVEGPNFEFSTETHEELLYDKEKLLENGDRWETEIAENLKSEALYR, encoded by the exons ATGGCGGCGCTCCTAGCCCGGCAGGCAGCGATGGCCCTCCGCGCTAGGCAGACG GCGCGTCTCGGCCCGTCCGCGACGGCGATGCAGGGCCACCTCCGGACCTACATGGACGCGGGGGCGCCCAAGAGGTTCAAAG AGGACGAGGAGAAAGAACAGCTTGCGAAAGAGCTCGCCAAAGATTGGAGTGCTG TGTTTGAAAAGAGTATCAATACATTGTTTTTGACTGAAATGGTCCGTGGTTTGATGCTCACGCTCAAGTACTTCTTCGAGAGGAAAGTTACA ATTAACTATCCATTTGAGAAGGGCCCTTTGAGCCCCCGTTTCCGAGGGGAGCATGCTCTCAGACGTTATGATACTGGGGAAGAGCGTTGCATTGCCTGTAAACTCTGTGAAGCT ATATGCCCAGCCCAGGCAATTACTATTGAGGCAGAAGAACGTGAAGATGGCAGTCGCCGAACCACAAG ATACGATATTGACATGACCAAATGCATCTACTGCGGGTTCTGCCAGGAAGCTTGCCCTGTCGATGCTATTGTCGAAGGCCCTAACTTTGAGTTCTCTACTGAAACTCACGAG GAGCTGCTGTACGACAAGGAGAAACTGCTCGAGAACGGCGACCGCTGGGAGACCGAGATTGCTGAGAACTTGAAGTCTGAGGCCCTTTACCGTTGA
- the LOC125510728 gene encoding pectin acetylesterase 9-like — translation MARRRVRTWAAAVATGVLVVVVATASAAAAAGAEEKLMVEMTLVPGAASTGAVCLDGSPPAYHLHQGSGAGARGWLLQFEGGGWCNGARSCAQRARTSLGSSSLMNKLDTFSGLLSNDPAMNPDFYNWNRVKMRYCDGGSFTGNSEFRNGSSVIYMRGQRIWDAIITDLFQKGLAKAEKVLLSGCSAGGLATFFHCDDLEERLRGTAMVKCMSDAGFFLDVDDISGRNTVRSFFNGVVDFQGVQKNLNKNCSDSTVKSYQCFFPQYALRSIRAPYFILNSAYDVYQFFQNFVPRSSDPRGQWSRCKVALSACNSSQIATLQGLRSAMLMALKPFEGESKVGMFINSCFSHCQSESQDTWFAPNSPRLHDKTIAKLVGDWFFERGAAQEVDCPYPCDSTCHNIIPF, via the exons ATGGCCCGGCGGCGGGTCCGGACGTGGGCTGCAGCCGTCGCCACGGGTGtgctcgtcgtcgtcgtcgctacTGCTTCTGCTGCTGCGGCGGCGGGGGCCGAGGAGAAGCTGATGGTGGAAATGACCCTCGTCCCGGGCGCCGCGTCGACGGGAGCAG TGTGCCTCGACGGGAGCCCGCCGGCGTACCACCTCCACCAGGGCTCCGGCGCCGGCGCTCGCGGCTGGCTGCTCCAGTTCGAGGGCGGCGGTTGGTGCAACGGCGCGCGGTCGTGCGCCCAGAGAGCCCGCACTTCACTAGGTTCCAGCAGCCTCATGAACAAGCTCGACACGTTCTCCGGATTGCTCAGCAACGATCCCGCCATGAACCCTG ATTTTTACAATTGGAATCGAGTGAAAATGCGATACTGCGATGGCGGCTCCTTCACAGGCAATTCAGAGTTCAGAAATGGT TCTTCAGTCATCTACATGAGAGGCCAGAGGATATGGGATGCAATCATCACAGATCTCTTCCAGAAAGGCCTTGCGAAAGCCGAAAAG GTGCTGCTCTCAGGCTGCTCAGCAGGAGGTCTAGCTACATTCTTCCACTGCGACGACCTCGAGGAGCGTCTCCGAGGCACTGCCATGGTGAAATGCATGAGCGATGCAGGGTTTTTCCTTGATGT GGACGATATCTCCGGCCGCAACACCGTCAGGTCTTTCTTCAACGGGGTAGTCGATTTCCAG GGGGTTCAGAAGAATTTGAACAAAAACTGTTCGGATTCAACAGTAAAATCTTATCAG TGCTTCTTCCCGCAATATGCGCTTCGGAGCATCAGAGCCCCCTATTTCATCTTGAATTCAGCTTACGACGTATATCAG TTTTTCCAAAATTTTGTGCCCCGTTCGTCTGATCCTAGAGGTCAATGGAGTCGCTGTAAAGTGGCCCTTAGTGCATGCAACTCATCCCAAATTGCAACTCTCCAAG GCCTGAGAAGCGCAATGTTAATGGCTCTGAAACCATTCGAAGGCGAATCGAAGGTGGGGATGTTCATCAATTCTTGCTTTTCACATTGCCAGAGCGAGTCCCAGGACACATGGTTTGCACCAAATTCCCCAAGACTACATGACAAG ACAATTGCGAAGCTGGTTGGTGATTGGTTCTTTGAAAGGGGTGCCGCCCAAGAAGTTGACTGCCCCTATCCTTGTGACTCGACTTGTCACAACATTATACCATTTTAA